The window TAAGACAGGTTATACATCACAATACAATCCAAATAATGATATTCTTCAACTATGAAGTGGATTATGAGATTTTAACATCTTATTACTTGTGTGCATAGACTTATATCAATTAAAAGTCCAGTTATAGCGTAAAAATGGTACCTGATGAGCAGTCCGAGCCAGAGGAGAACGCAGTGCCAATGATTACCCAAATTCCAACCATTACTAATACTGATCTGAATTGCACCAAGCAAAGAAACTGTATACgtgtaaaaattaaaaaataaaaatttaaaccaGTTGAATATATATTCAATTGATAAAAATCTCTGTATTTTTTTAAGTAAATGTAAATGAAACTAAGAAACTTTTGAATGTGCATAAACTGATAAACCTTACAAATTTATTACAATCGTAATTTACATAAACAACCAACAACCTGAATACACAAATAACACATGCAATTCCATACCACACTAATTCAGGGAGACATGTGAGAGTTCAACCACAATGGCTTCAATATTGGGTCCTGAAATCCAAATAACTAAAACATTTTCACCCACATTTTGCAACATTATCCCAGAGATCTTGGTCATCTTGTTTTAAAAGAACAATACTAACAATATCTAAATCTTCAAAGTACATATTTTTCTTGCTAATCATACACTATTAAAAAAATGAAGGAGAACTAACCTACAATGAGGCTTCCTTCTTTTGAGATGCTAGACATAAGCAACCCCCATTTGGTATGTACTCCAACAATAGTTGCCTAAAAATGATTATGTAATCAACATCTGTGATTATATGTCAGTATATTCAATGAACTTAAAAAAAAAACCATAGAATCATTCATACCAGGATAATATCACTTCTATCAGCCACCTTGCAGCCTGACATTATACTTCTGATAATTATTGAAACCTGTTTCACCATGAAAAGCCTGCGTCATCTTATAACAAATATTAGGGATGGGCTAAAATTACATGTATTTTTCGATTTATTATACGCTATTTTTTTTACTTTAGAAAACAAAGTTGATGTTTTATATGATTCAAGTGTTACACAATTATGATCTGCAAAGTTCATAAGCAACCCACTGATGATATAGAGCAATCAATATAAGGCGATAAATACACAAACATTAATCACCTGAATAAAATAAAAAAGTAACTTTCACAAAAACTAAACATTAACCTAGATATACATTTTTCGGATGTTTGTGTAATAAACATATAAACATATAGAATATAGAATTACAATAATCATATAAACAATAACCAGATTTGTACCTGGCAATCAAAAGGCAATGTGTATCCACATATATCGTATACGGTATCCCTTAATCCAACATATCTGATATAATCGAAAGCTTTAATGCGATAGAGCTTGATTAGGGAATCTATATAATTGATTGTATTGTATAATCGATACCAAATCGATTGTATGATAAAATCAATATAAAACCCTGTTGGGATTTAGGGTTTTTTAGGATGCATAACAAAATGCAATACAATGTGATGGATATTACGTCAGTAACaactaaatattatttatatatacaaaagAAAGATAAGATTCTTAACATCAACAATAATTAATGAGATTTACCTGATTTGTAGCACAAAACTCCAACAGAAGTTCATATAAACAAGTagagataaaaaaaaaattcttgaatGTTGATGATCTGTTGATGAATATTAATCAATAAAACCGATCATGAGTGACCTGTTAATAAATTATCAAGCAATAAAAAACTATCAAACAATAAAACCGATTGTGTTACTGACCTGTTGCTGAATCATAATCTTCAATGTTGCAGATAGTGCAATCTTCACTGAATGCTCCAAAAATCAAATGTGGAATTCGAAACCCTGATTTTAACAAACAAAAACACAATTGTTCGATTTATGCCGAAACCCTAAACGCCTAATTGTTGCAATCAAAAGCCCTAATTTTTGCAATAATATAATCTTATAAAAAAAGCAAAAACTGAAACAATTACCAGCGAAGATACGCGTGATGAAGGAAGATGATGGAAATGATAAATCGTCGAATTGGTTGATGATCGCATTCAAATAGATGTTTGttggtttgattttgattttgattttgattttgattcgaGGGAAATTTGGGATAATTCTAGGGTTGCAAAGAAAACTCCAAAGCCATAAACTGATGACTGCGTACTTTTTTAAAATTCGGTCaagaattgtaattgtaatttgtaATTAGGGTATAATAAGGAGTGATTAATGGAAAATTGAATCCATTGTTTGactttttttattataattaaaaggaaatggagtaaatgagtttTTTGAAATTTGAATTGAGATGGAATTAATTAAAAAGGGTATTTTGGTGACATTTGGTAGCTAATTTTAGATTAAGTAATAGTTTCGCAGGATTAATTTTAATCGTTGGATTAAAGGGTAGATAAAAGTCTAATGGTGATTAAAGCATAGATTGGGAAGACTTATTTCTTAATAAAAGTTCTTTTTTAATGTATAGTAAgatttccctttatctccaacagctagtgcatcacaTCAAGACATTACATTAACAACTCTTtcgccttccgccaagaggagaagaactggtcaaattcctccgtcatcctctaaacaaggagctggccctagttcttctcaacaacaaattacacttctcaatcttgacacaaacatgctttcctctcttttaaaaggaccaccacactcgtacgaagatttcatgacttttttgaatgccatggtgtgtccttcactagcccaattATTTAGCAATTTATCTTATGCAGATGCcaagaaggttaaggcacaaagtatcattctgaaCATCGCTTCTGGtttaaatgaccttcaacgcctatctgatttgcaaaacagtgaagtcactacaaataaggagctatctgctgaaaaggagaaagtagccaggactgaacgaatagccacagagataaagagggaatacgagacaatgaagaggcattatgaaaattgcaacaatcagagggcggagtataaggagcaagccaaagaactatctttcagagaaaagcggcatctgagcaaaattgatgaactagtaaaggagaacgAAAAAATGCTTGAGCAAAATAACATATTGAAAGAACAGCTTGaagccaaagaggagaacgaaaGACGAATGATAACTGGCATCCCTGCGCTTGTTGAGCGTATCTTTAATTGCCAAGCTTTGTCTCACAGGATTCGTGAGTTTGTCCGTCTTGCGAAGTCTGCTGAACGActaaattttttcaactttatgaaaagaaaactgccagaattgccaagtccgatgcctgttgttattacatcAAAGATTAATGAAAACGCCATAAAAGAAGCTGATGCAACCGGTGCACTAATTGAAAATATgaagttttctgatcttgaaaatctttgtaaaaggccggatgtaacaatagatgatgtattgaattatactccgcaggatgaatgaaatactatgtttttatacatctgcttttacataacgtttaatattgcacttggttatgtatattagaaatatatgctgtaacttagtaagattgttgtagtgaacaatgcacaagatattgagattgtacttTGCAATCATTATAGTTGTAAACATTAAAATCATAttctccgtcatacgccttccgtcatgaaacgcatgaggaaaagttatgaattactttcgcctttaaatattttgctggacactatgATCCGTTTTCCGTTTTGCTCTgtaagttgtgtcatgacattttttgtagattcgtttcatcgtttcgatgctttagtgagttctacatgtctcactatcaatacaaccattttgagtatgattgtacttctaccaccgaaaggctctctttctttctgcgggtagggatgacacacatctatgtgacacctgggctaaaaaatccttggccggataaaatttgtgaaaaatattgccataagaataattgctattattcatattcttaaagaaatttttacatttatgactatatctcatgcattttacagttgatcaagctgtccatgcatatagtgttacgcataaaatttctttaaattcattgcattccaagctctttcatattgctcgccggaaggcgcagcaagcatgtatgatccattctgatttacttttgtgaccttataaggtccttcccattttggggctagctttccaaatttgttttgcctgcttgcctcattatcatgtagtactaaatcacctacttcaaactgcacatgctgcactttcttgttataatattttgccattttatgcttgtgatctgcttgccggatggcggccatcaaccttctttcctccaacaagttaAGATTCTCCCGTAACGCCtcagaattagcctcaacatcaaatgccataatgcgttgcgttggcacacatatttcagccggtatcactgcctctgttccatacaccagACTAAAAGGTGTTTtccccgtgctccgctttggcatcgtccggtgtgcccacaatacatttggcagctcatccacccatccagtttgacttagacccaaccgtgccttaatgccagcaacgatttccttgttggtaacctccacttgtccgttcgcttgaggatgagcaacagatgtaaagttttactttatgcccagctcttcacaccaactccgaaatggattttctgcaaattgcttgccgttatcgctgactatttcatttggcaccccataacggcatacaatatcatgccaaacaaacttcttgacattttctcctgtgattttggctaaagcctttgcttcaacccatttcgtgaaaaaatcgatcgctaccaccaagaacttagcattaccagtgctcctattgaatggccccacaatatcaatagcccatttacagaacggccaagcggatgacaccggtatcaagtcatactttggaagacgctgaattgtaccatgcctctgacaattctcacatgtttttatgatttctgcaacatcccgataaagggaaggccaaaaatacccttgtcgcatgatccgtgatgccacagtacggaaaccggagtgttaagaacaaactccttcatgcatttctttgaccacttttaatgcttcatcatcggttaaacaccttaacaacggaccattgtatgattttcgataaaggacaccaCTAACAATTTCATACATTGGTGCGGTCACTCTTATTtttcttgcttccgccttatcaacaggtaaccatccgtcatgcaaatatctcaaatacggagtcatccaagtttccttagctccttcaactattgcaataattgattttccatgtattgatttctccttaagttcttccaccaacactcgtttgtgcaaatgatcaaaggttaaagtagctaacttgctcaagacgtcagcttttttgttcttatttcgagggatttgcacgacttcaaggttattaaatttctttgaaattgcctccaccaactttacatattgcctcatggatgtatcccttgcatcgaacgttccattaacctgctgggcgacaatttgagaatcaacatatgctcgtaaatttgttatgcccatttctacagctatgcggaggccggagagtaacgcctcatactctgcttcattgtttgaagcataaaaatagaatttcaatgcataagtatactcttcaccgtctggacttgttaaaactatccctgcacctgttccctcttcactggatgccccatcagtgtgtaactcccactcatgctgtgatggtgccattttgttgtcatactctactttttcatttgtctccaagaggaaatctgccaaaatttgtcctttaactgcatttcggggagcaaaattgatttcatactcccccaactcgatagcccattttgctaaacggccagatgattctggacgccggagtatttgcttcaatggttgatctgttaacactaagatgggatgaccttgaaaatatcttcgtaaacgttgtgcagtatgcacaagggcataaaccattcggtgaagtggtggataatttgtttcactaagctgcaacaccttgctaacaaaatatataggcatttgcacgccgttccgttctgcgattaggacagaacttattgcttcctttgagacagctaagtataaaattagggtttccccctcttttggtgctgttaatgtaggtaatgtttttaaTAACTACTTGATCTCTTGGAATGTattttcggcttccgccgtccacacaaaatcttttttatttaaacagccctttaacactttcatgaatggaagtgacttttcagctgctctggacaagaatcttgttaatgctgctagacatccatgtagacgttgaacatccttcttgctagttggtgacttcatatcttcaattgcttgaattttcttaggattagctttaattccacgttctgtgacaacatgacctaagaattttccctcgTCCACACCAAACgtacacttcttgggatttaatttcatgttaatttttcgcagagatgcaaaagtttcctgtatatctcgtaacatcttttcttcagtatgacttttgatgacaatgtcatcaacataagcttctaagtttcgcccaatttgatccttaaacgccatatcaataagtcgttgatatgttgctcctgcattcttcaaaccaaaaggcattttcatgtaacagaatattccttccgtcgtgtgaaaagccgttttgtcttcatcttttaaagccattgggatttgatgatatcccttagctgcatctaggaaacatttgaatcgatatcctgccaatgattcaaccttccaatcaatttcaggtaaaggataattgtcctttggacatgctttattgatatctgtgaaatccacacacatccgccatgagttgtccggcttcctaaccatgaccggattggctacccatgtctgatatttgacctctcgcaagatcccagcatccactaaacttcgtacctcatcacagaggaatttgcttctttctggcgccatgccacgctttttctgacaaacaggatgtatgttgggattcacgtttagcctatgctctgcaatttcccttggaacaccggtcatatcagacggctgccatgtaaaaacgtctagatttgttgtcaaaatattgtataatttttctttacatttggcggataacgtgtgcccaattatgattttctgatctgaaaatttaagatttggtgaaattgaccatcatcgtgtatgattggtTTAATTACTAcctttgttacttgagaacactcaattgacttctgccattctgcatataacgttgctactccgcctggcgttggaaacttcatcataccatgtacagttgatgttatagctccaaacgtcattaaagcagttcttcccaaaattatgttgtactgtgaatttgctttaaccaccaagaactcaatgttggccGTGCGTCTTAGAGGTGGtttgcccaaggttacttcaagcagaatacttccttcagaccagaacggctcacttgtaaaacttgccaacggcacatatgtttccttcattttttcttgtacatcttttggtagctgtatgaagcaatgttcatacataatgtctgctccagctcctgtgtcagtgtaaatgttgcgtattaagtaattagcaactcgcgcttctataactactggaccatcggatggatttgtgttacacatagaaggaaatgatattaattgctcttcccaatcttctaatacttctgccttcctccgttgtccagctttccatggatgtatcatgcctacttctatgggtatgaattcgtTATCCTCGCCGTCTTTATCAGtattggtgagatgattcgtcttaataatggatggcgccattgttaacacctatttccttatgaggtaaggcttagtgtgtcaacaagatactagaagtaatctagctttaggagggcggagtgttgccgattaatttttaccctcgggaaacaatccctgcagacccggttcacaagtgtagaaaattgtggggtggcttaatcaatctgtagtccgtagagcgtaaaagtgctagccggatgatttctagtgagagaaagtagagagagagagagagaagtgaagtctcagctcccaaagttgtcagaatatctgaactgtgtaaaatgacgacccaaggggtctacttatagtgtcagatccactagattgttcggggacacgtgtcagatgatgatacgttctgttattcgtgatcctaGATTTATGATGAAGGTGGCGTTTTccagccagggcttacgcgctaggcggccttcagggcttacgcatgacggagcagcctgtacaacggagtACGCTGGACGGTTAACTTCACAAAACTATtgcttccagccttcctgatgccacTTTTATGCTGCCATTACGCCTTTTATgcttgtatacgataggatacatcattagacaactagttgtaggttactaacgaggacagctgacttaataaacttaaaacattaaaatgtattagaaatgttgtaaatatattttgaacatactttgatatatatgtacatatttgttataggttcgtgaatcgaccagtggccaagtcttacttcccgacgaagtaaaaatctgtgaaagtgagttatagtcccacttttaaaatctaatatttttgggatgagaatacatgcagctttataaatgttttacaaaatagacacaagttcatgaaactactttatatgattgaacgatcgaagccgaatatgccccttttacttggtaacctaagaattagtaaaccagtctactaattgatgcgaatcctaaagatagatctattgggcccaacaaaccccatccgttgtagcggatactttagtacttcgagtttttatatcatgtccgatggatgtcccggaatgatggggatattcttatatgcatcttgttaatgtcggttaccaggtgttcaccgtatgaatgatttttatctctatgtatgggatgtattgaaatatgaaatcttgtggtctattattacgatttgataatatataggttaaacctataactcaccaacatttttgttgacgttttaagcatgtttattctcaggtgattattaagagcttccgctgttgcatactaaaataaggacaagatttggagtccatgcttgtatgatattatgtaaaactgcattcaaaaaacttatttttgatgtaatatattcatactgtaaaccattatgtaatggtcgtgtgtaaacggtatattttagattatcattatttgataatctacgtaatgctttttaaacctttatcgataaaataaaggttatggttgttttaaaaatgaatgtagtctttgaaaaacgtctcatatagaggtcaaaacctcgcgacgaaatcaattaatatggaacgtttataatcaatatgaacgggacatttcactagacatggatacactattaatatataaaagataagatatgaatactcacgtatcaatattgtgattcaatattgtaggaaagtacgcagacgcaacggagatgataaacactaggtttgacttgtggacaatacccacgaacattacccctaacctccatagctataactcatagtttccttagctttatcccgctcgaaaagcttgttttgaaatcacacgctcataacctcgtcgtagtattttatgtataatactaataataatactaatactactaataataatattaagatttataataatattaatcttaataataataataataataataataataataataataataataataatttaaataaataaatatacgtaGTAATATGAGAGATAGAGAGATTGTGAAGTGAATGAGTGAATGGTGACCATAATTCGTCGAGCTTTTATAGGACCTGAACTCACCAGccctgccatacgatcgcatggattgaaggggtaaatcccatgcgatcgcatgggttcctttgacagctcacaatcgtttaacgttttgcttgtcgacatgattaaatatatatatatatatatatatatatatatatatatatatatatatatatatataatatataatttatattaattaattatatattatattatattcttgtgcctagttaacttgtagttTTGGTtctgatgtcttgtacgtttacgttcgacttatctcccggttccggattttcgaacgttacttcgtatgctttaataacttgtactttacgtttcgcgacgtgtacctttgtcaaaatatagacttacattaccaataactatattactcgaagtgtatcttgtacgttcgagtgttttgatcatttgcatCTATAAATttacgtcttaatatataataatattattttaaatcaaaacattttatatctaagttaatattatattttataacatttataaaaatatacatacattttcattttgaaatagtgttttactgtagcaaaatgatttttactagtaGCAAATAGTgggtttcgaaaacactgtagcttttcgggtactgtagcaattcgaaaatactgtagcaaattagtgttttgcttgttcatcttaaacgttttagttaactgatctaaatatcaatcgaatcaataaacgaatgttactatcgtttactaaataacttgaaattatatatatgtaaatatctttatttaatatccataaatcagtttttaaatacacattgcaagttatttataattactttttaataattaatatttcaacttattgtatatatatatatttatatatatatatctatttacaaatagatgttcgtgaatcgttggtcaatagtcaaaggttaactgaatatataacattagttcaaaaattttgagaatcaatattacagactttgcttatcttgtcgaaatcatataaagattaagttttaaatttagttgaaaattttcgggtcgttccaaataataaataaatatacaatttatgtatatattcataggtccatcaatgaatatatattctatattatttgtaattatttaaaattagagtattttgtaaatctttctttcatatatatatatatatatatatatatatatatatatatatatatatatatatataatataattaataatttaggAAAGGGTATGGTAGATAtgtaaaaaattattatttaatttagtttagttATGAAAAAGGCAACTTATATAAAAAGGTAACCTATTGTTCATGTTTTCCTATTCTAGGTAATCTATTTTATTTAGATATGAAAATAGGAGTCTTTTTCAAAAGTTAATCAAAAAGAGTGGTGTCGTTAACTTTTGTTAACTCTCTCAGTTAAGTGTCAACTTCGCATAACATGTTAAGTCCTTTATCGACCAACATTTCAACTCGCGAATTCGCGACATGTTTTTTAGGCGCGTTTACAAGGCGCTTTTTCGAGACGCATTTTTTGGCGTGCATTTTCGATGTGCGTTTTCGAAACGCGtgtttaaacaaaacagtttaatgatatattttaggtattaagtgaatttatACGCTAAAGTTAATTAGTTTAATGACCCGACGGATTACGACTAAGAAACTTCTCTTTGTTTTTACATacacattgatgtacttaacttggtcggaataaatgaactacatatattttctcaccatcatcttccaattttcagcacaattactatttttcttgttaTAAAAGTCTACAtagaaccttttattgagacgtgtatttcgcatacatatataacgtaattaatctcgtaaagagaactcatatttgaatttgaataataatataacaataattaatgagagtgaatttttttctcgaaaaacatgaaataaataaataagtagatttaattt of the Rutidosis leptorrhynchoides isolate AG116_Rl617_1_P2 chromosome 5, CSIRO_AGI_Rlap_v1, whole genome shotgun sequence genome contains:
- the LOC139847613 gene encoding uncharacterized protein, encoding MNFCWSFVLQIRYVGLRDTVYDICGYTLPFDCQVSIIIRSIMSGCKVADRSDIILATIVGVHTKWGLLMSSISKEGSLIVVSLLGAIQISISNGWNLGNHWHCVLLWLGLLIRYKFFV